A part of Apodemus sylvaticus chromosome 19, mApoSyl1.1, whole genome shotgun sequence genomic DNA contains:
- the LOC127669259 gene encoding LOW QUALITY PROTEIN: olfactory receptor 10A4-like (The sequence of the model RefSeq protein was modified relative to this genomic sequence to represent the inferred CDS: deleted 1 base in 1 codon): MSVNCSLWQENSLSVKYFVFAKFSEVLGECFLLFTLILLMFLVSLTGNALITFAICISSALHTPMYFFLANLSLLEIGYTCSVIPTMLQSLVSEVREISWEGCATQMFFFSYFGITECCILAAMALDRYMAICSLFHYATQMGRGVCAHLAIVSWGMGSIVELGQTNFIFFLDFCGPCEIDHFFCDLPPVLALAWGATSQNEAAIFVVTILCISSPLLFIIYSYVRILVAVLVMPSPEGRHKALSTCSSHLLVVTLFYGSGSITYLKPKSSHLPEMNKLLALFYTAVTPMLNPIIYSLRNKEVKGALRRTLGLKKVLIISN, translated from the exons ATGAGTGTCAACTGCTCTCTGTGGCAAGAGAACAGCTTGTCTGTCAAATACTTTGTATTTGCTAAGTTCTCTGAGGTCCTTGGAGAATGCTTCCTCCTGTTCACCCTCATCCTCCTCATGTTTTTAGTATCACTGACAGGAAATGCACTCATAACATTTGCCATCTGTATCAGTTCAGCCCtacacacccccatgtacttctttctgGCCAACTTGTCTCTCCTGGAAATTGGCTACACTTGCTCTGTCATACCTACGATGCTGCAGAGCCTTGTAAGTGAGGTCCGAGAGATCTCTTGGGAGGGATGTGCCACACAGATGTTTTTCTTCTCATATTTTGGTATAACGGAGTGCTGCATATTGGCAGCCATGGCCTTGGACCGTTACATGGCCATATGCTCCCTATTCCACTATGCAACCCAAATGGGTCGTGGTGTATGTGCCCATTTAGCAATAGTTTCATGGGGAATGGGATCTATAGTAGAGCTGGGacaaactaattttattttctttttggacttCTGTGGACCCTGTGAGATAgaccacttcttctgtgaccttCCACCTGTCCTGGCGCTTGCCTGG GGAGCTACATCCCAAAATGAGGCTGCCATCTTTGTGGTAACAATCCTCTGTATATCTAGTCCATTATTATTCATCATTTATTCCTATGTCAGAATTCTGGTTGCAGTGCTGGTGATGCCTTCCCCTGAGGGGCGCCATAAAGCTCTTTCCACATGTTCCTCCCACCTACTTGTAGTCACACTCTTTTATGGCTCAGGATCTATTACCTACTTGAAGCCAAAGTCTAGCCACTTACCAGAAATGAACAAACTCTTGGCCCTCTTCTACACAGCAGTGACACCCATGCTGAACCCCATCATCTATAGCTTGAGGAACAAGGAAGTAAAGGGAGCACTGAGAAGAACTCTGGGCCTGAAGAAAGTTCTGATAATAAGTAACTGA